The genomic interval CCTTCTGCATGAGCAAACCGGCCGCGCGCTCGCGCAGCAGTCGCGCCACGCCCTCGGTGGACGCGTGGGCACGGTGGGCTGTTCCAAAGGCGTCGTTTACGTAGACGTCTCCCAGGGTGGCGAGTTCGCGTGCGAGTTCCGGATCGTTCCGGGTCTCCCCGTCATTGAACCGGACGTTTTCCAGCATGAGGCATTCGCCATCCTTCAGCGTTTCCGCCGCACGTCGCGCGGCGGGGCCGATCGTCTCCCGCACGTAGCCGACTGGTTGGCCCAGAAGTTTGGAAAGCCGGTCCGCCACAGGCCTTACGCGCAAGTCTTCAGTGACTCGCTTCGGCCGGCCCAGATGGGTCATCAGGATGGCCCTGCCACCGTGGTCGAGGATATGCCGGAGCGTGGGCAAAGAGGCGCGGATGCGTGTATCGTCGGTGAGGTTGCCCGCTTCGCCGAGCGGCACGTTGTAGTCCACGCGCACTAGTACGCGACGGCCGCTTAGTTCAAGGTCTGTAAGGGAGCGGACATTCATGAGGCTGACCCGGCCATTTTATCGACGCAGCGGCGCATTTTCTACTTTACTTTGTTGATCGCGCAGGTTATATACAGGGTTTCAACCGGAATTTGGTACAAGTGCGAATAACGGACTATCCTCTCTTTTTCCTCCTTCAAGAAACCGTGTCTGTTATTGCGAATCAACGGTATTCCAGTACTCCGGTTTGAATTGAGAAACTGGAAATCGCGTTCCCGTATTCGATTTTCGCAACCGAAAGGATGCGAATGAGGGGCGATCCTTATATGAAAAAACCCCGGGGTCTCTACGATCCGGCTTATGAGCACGACGCGTGCGGCGTGGGTGTCGTGGCGAATCTGAATGGCGAGAAATCGTACGCCATCATACGTAACGCCATCCGGGTGCTGGTCAACCTGGAGCATCGCGGCGCCTGCGGGTGCGATCCCCATACGGGTGACGGCGCGGGCCTGCTGTTCCAGCTTCCCCATGACTTCTTCAAGCGGCAGTGCGGGCTCTCCGGCATTTCGTTGCCGGAAGCGGGGCAGTACGCCGTGGGCATGGTGTTCCTGCCCCGAGGCGCCGAACACCGCCGCTGGTGCGAGCGGGCGATCGAGAAGACCGTCTGGGAGGAAGACCAGGTGTTCCTGGGGTGGCGCGACGTGCCGGTGGATTTTTCCCAGGCCGGGGAACTGGCGACCCAGGTTTCCCCGCTGATCCGGCAGTTCTTCATCGGAAGCGGCGACCAGGTGTCCGATCAGGATCGTTTCGAGCGCAAGCTGTACGTCATCCGCAAGGTCATCGAAAACGCCGTCGACGCGAAGCTTCCCGAGGACAACCGCGACGACTTCTATATCGCCAGCCTGTCGAGCAAGACCATCGTCTACAAGGGACTGCTTCGAGCGGACCAGCTGGACTCCTTCTACCGCGACCTGTCCGACGAGTCCATCGTCACGTCCCTGGCCCTGGTGCATTCCAGGTACAGCACCAACACGCTGGGATCGTGGCGCCTCGCTCATCCCTACCGGTTGCTCTGCCACAACGGCGAAATCAACACGATCCGCGGGAACCAGAACTGGATGCGCGCCCGGGAGGCGCTCTTCGCTTCCCCGCTCTTCGGCGACGACATGGCCAAGCTGAGCCCGATCATTCGCGAAGGTGCCAGCGATACGGCGGGATTCGACAACGCGCTGGAACTGCTGGTCTCCACGGGGCGGTCGCTGCCCCACGCCCTCATGATGATGATCCCGGAAGCCTGGGAGAACCACGAGTCCATGTCGGATGAGAAGAAGGCCTTCTACGAATACCACGCCTGTCTCATGGAACCGTGGGACGGCCCCGCCCTTATCGCGGCGTGCGACGGGGACCGCATCTGCACGACCTTGGACCGCAACGGTCTTCGGCCCTTCCGGTACGTGGTGACGAAGGATGATTTCGTCGTCGGCGCGTCGGAAGCCGGCGTGCTGGAGATCCCGCCCGAGCGAATCCTCACGCGGGGCCGGCTGCAGCCCGGACGCCTGTTCCTGATCGACACGATCCGGGGCCGCATCGTCACCGACCAGGAGATCAAGCACGAGATCAGTTCGCGAAAGCCCTACCGCGCCTGGCTGGACGAGCACATGGCGAATTTGGACGACCTGCCGGAGCCGGACGACGTGCCCGCGCTCGACCTGGCGACGCTGGAAGAACGGCAGCGGGCCTTCGGATATACCAGCGAGGAATTGAAGATTCTCATCGGCCCCATGGCGGCCAACGGGTATGAACCCGTGGGGTCCATGGGCAACGACGCGCCGATTGCCGTCCTGTCCAACAAGCCGCAGCTCCTGTTCCACTACTTCAAGCAGTTGTTCGCCCAGGTCACCAATCCCCCCCTGGACGCCATCCGCGAAGAGCTGGTCACGTCCGTGGATACCTCGATCGGGTCCGAGCAGGATCTCTTCGCCGAAACGGCCGATCATTGCCGGCAACTCCGGATCCCCCGCCCCGTACTGTCCAACGGGGAACTCGCCCGCATCCGGGCGCTCGACCTTCCCGGGCTGAAATCGGAGACGCTACCGGCCGTGTTTCGGCGGACTGCGGGAACGGGTGGGTCAGCGGAAACGGCCGGGTCAGCCGGAACAGCCGGGTCAGCGGGAAAGGACGGTTTCGCGACTGCGTCGACCGGCGCCCTCGAGGACGCCGTGGACGAACTCTGCCGCGAGGCGGGAAGGGCCATCCGGGAACGGGGAGCGACGCTGCTCATCCTGTCGGACCGGAAAGTCGGACCGGACTGGATCCAGATACCGAGCCTGATCGCCACCGCCGCCGTGCATCATTATCTCATACGGGAAGGACTGCGGACCAGCGCGGCCATCGTCGTGGAATCGGGCGAGCCGCGGGAGGTCATGCACTTCTGCCTGCTCATAGGTTACGGGGCCAACGCGATCAATCCCTACCTGACCCTCGAAACGGTGGAATGGATGAGCATAGACGGCCTGATTGATCCGCCGGTCAGCCCGGCCGATGCGGACAAGGCGCGGGAGAACCTGCTCAATGCCCTGTGCAAAGGCGTCCTGAAGACCATGTCCAAGATGGGCATCTCCACCATCAAGTCCTACCACGGCGCCCAGATCTTCGAGGCCATCGGGCTGAAGCAGTCGGTCATCGACAAATACTTCACGTGGACCGCGTCCCGCATAGAGGGCATCGGGCTGCCCGAGATCGAAGCGGAGTACCGCCAGCATCATCACCACGGCTATCCCGAGCGTCCCGTGGCGAACGGCCATACCCTGGACGTGGGGGGCTACTACCAGTGGCGGAGCGACGGCGAGCACCATCTCTTCAACCCCCACACCA from Gemmatimonadota bacterium carries:
- the gltB gene encoding glutamate synthase large subunit — encoded protein: MKKPRGLYDPAYEHDACGVGVVANLNGEKSYAIIRNAIRVLVNLEHRGACGCDPHTGDGAGLLFQLPHDFFKRQCGLSGISLPEAGQYAVGMVFLPRGAEHRRWCERAIEKTVWEEDQVFLGWRDVPVDFSQAGELATQVSPLIRQFFIGSGDQVSDQDRFERKLYVIRKVIENAVDAKLPEDNRDDFYIASLSSKTIVYKGLLRADQLDSFYRDLSDESIVTSLALVHSRYSTNTLGSWRLAHPYRLLCHNGEINTIRGNQNWMRAREALFASPLFGDDMAKLSPIIREGASDTAGFDNALELLVSTGRSLPHALMMMIPEAWENHESMSDEKKAFYEYHACLMEPWDGPALIAACDGDRICTTLDRNGLRPFRYVVTKDDFVVGASEAGVLEIPPERILTRGRLQPGRLFLIDTIRGRIVTDQEIKHEISSRKPYRAWLDEHMANLDDLPEPDDVPALDLATLEERQRAFGYTSEELKILIGPMAANGYEPVGSMGNDAPIAVLSNKPQLLFHYFKQLFAQVTNPPLDAIREELVTSVDTSIGSEQDLFAETADHCRQLRIPRPVLSNGELARIRALDLPGLKSETLPAVFRRTAGTGGSAETAGSAGTAGSAGKDGFATASTGALEDAVDELCREAGRAIRERGATLLILSDRKVGPDWIQIPSLIATAAVHHYLIREGLRTSAAIVVESGEPREVMHFCLLIGYGANAINPYLTLETVEWMSIDGLIDPPVSPADADKARENLLNALCKGVLKTMSKMGISTIKSYHGAQIFEAIGLKQSVIDKYFTWTASRIEGIGLPEIEAEYRQHHHHGYPERPVANGHTLDVGGYYQWRSDGEHHLFNPHTIALLQAASRTGDYELFRQYTDQIDDQTRLLGTLRGLFDYKQVQPPVPIEEVEPASEIVKRFSTGAMSYGSISKEAHETLAIAMNRIGGRSNSGEGGEDPDRYYPDDNGDWRNSAIKQVASGRFGVTSNYLVNATDLQIKMAQGAKPGEGGQLPGHKVFEEIARVRKSTPGVGLISPPPHHDIYSIEDLAQLIHDLKSANDRARIHVKLVAEVGVGTVAAGVSKGKADVVLISGYDGGTGASPESSMKHAGVPWELGVAETQQVLVQNDLRGRIVVQTDGQLKTGRDVVIACMLGAEEFGFATAALVVSGCIMLRKCHLNTCSVGVATQDEELRKRFTGQPEHVINFMMFIAEQMREQMAQLGFRTVNEMVGRTDCLDTRKAIDHWKAKGLDFTRMLAPVEAPDRVARYCCQSQDHGLEKKLDQRLIELSTEALEDRQPVVLRHAIHNIDRTTGAMLSAEVSRRHGEEGLPENTILARLHGSAGQSFGAFLAPGITFLLEGESNDYTGKGLSGGIMAIYPPENAGFVPTENVIIGNVALYGATGGQAYFRGRAGERFAVRNSGARTVIEGVGDHGCEYMTGGRVVVIGPVGRNFAAGMSGGVAYVLDEKGVFPGLCNPEMVDLEPLIEEEDVAEVRELIEAHVRLTGSDRGEEVLDRWSELQDAFVKVMPVDYRRALQEIAERAAEEAKTNGHPAEAVPEAVPVGVNGGKG